The DNA sequence CATCTCTGTCGCCGTACCAATCCCGCACGATATCCGCTAAATCCCCTCCCGCCGCTTTCGTCTATCTGGCACCCCCTCGGCTGGACGTCTGCATGAGACCTTTAACCACTACCCGTCGCCGGGTCCTGCTCACGGGCCTGGGCCTGCTCGGCCTGGGCAGCCTGCTGGCCTGGACGGCACTGCCCTCCGCTGCACAGCCGCTCAGCACGGTCGCGGTGACCCGCGCCGACATCGAAAGCAGCGTAACCGCACTGGGCACCCTGCAACCAAGGCGCTACGTGGATGTCGGGGCGCAGGCCTCGGGGCAGATCCACACCCTGCACGTCGAGGTTGGCGATACGGTGCGCAAAGGCCAGCTGCTGGTCGAGATCGACCCTTCGACCCAGCAGGCGCGGCTGGATGCCGGCCGCTACTCGATCGACAACCTCAAGGCCCAGTTGGCCGAACAACGCGCGCAGTTCCAGCTGGCACGGCAGCAGCTCAAGCGCCAGCGTGACCTGGCCGCTGCGGGCGCCACCCGCGACGAGGACGTGCAGACCGCCGCCGCCCAGCTCAAAGTCACCCAGGCGCGCATCGACATGTTCCAGGCGCAGATCCGCCAGGCCCAGGCCAGCCTGCGCAGCGACGAGGCCGAGCTGGGCTACACCCGCATCTACGCGCCCATGGACGGTACCGTGGTGGCGGTGGACGCGCGCGAGGGGCAAACCCTCAACGCCCAACAGCAAACCCCGTTGATCCTGCGCATCGCCAGGCTCTCGCCAATGACGGTATGGGCCCAGGTATCGGAGGCCGACATCGGCCAGGTCAAGCCGGGCATGACCGCGTACTTCACCACCCTGGCCGGCGGCAAGCGCCGCTGGACCAGCACCGTGCGCCAGGTGCTGCCGGTGCCGCCCAAGCCGCTGGACCAGGCCAGCCAGGGCGGCGGTAGCCCGGCCAGCGTCAGCAATGGCAACGCCGGCAACCAGGTGGTGCAGTACAGCGTGCTGCTGGATGTCGACAACCCGGATGGTGCGCTGATGGCCGAAATGACTGCCCAGGTATTCTTCGTCGCCGGCAAAGCCAGCCAGGTGCTGACCGTGCCACGGGCAGCGCTGGACGACGCCGATGGCCTGCGCCTGGCGCATGTGCTGACCCGTGACGGCAAGGTGGAACAGCGCCAGGTGCGCACCGGCCTCAGTGACCGCCTGCGGGTGCAGGTGCTGGACGGCCTGAATGAAGGCGAACGCCTGGTGATCGGCGCCCCTGGCGTGCGCGGAGGCTGAATGAGCACACCCCTGATCGAACTGGTCGACATCCGTAAATCCTACGGCGGCGTCGACACCCCCAAGGTCGATATCCTGCACGGTATCAGCCTGCGCATTTACCCCGGTGAGTTCGTCGCCATCGTCGGCGCTTCCGGCTCCGGCAAGTCGACACTGATGAACATCCTCGGTTGCCTCGACCGGCCCACGTCCGGCCGCTATCGCTTCGCCGGCAAGGACGTGGCCGAACTGGGTAGCGACGAGCTGGCCTGGCTACGCCGCGAGGCATTCGGCTTCGTATTCCAGGGCTACCACCTGATCCCCTCCGGTTCGGCCCAGGAAAACGTCGAAATGCCGGCTATCTACGCCGGCATCGCCGCGCGCGAACGTCACGCTCGCGCCAGCGCCCTGCTCGACCGCCTGGGCCTGGCCAGCCGCACCGACAACCGCCCGCATCAGTTGTCCGGCGGCCAGCAGCAGCGGGTATCGATCGCCCGTGCATTGATGAACGGCGGCCATATCATCCTTGCCGACGAACCCACCGGCGCGCTCGACAGCCAGAGTGGCACTGAAGTGATGGCGTTGCTCGACGAGCTGGCGGCCCAGGGCCACGTGATCATCCTGATCACCCATGACCGCGATGTGGCGGCGCGGGCGCAGCGAGTGATCGAGATTCGCGACGGCGTGGTCATCAGCGATTCGCCCAGCGCCCTGCCCCCGCCTGACAACGGCCGAGGGCTGCAGGCCGAGCAGTTGCGTCAGCACCTGGACCGCGGCGCGGCCTTGCGCGGGGCGTGGCAAGGCGAACTGCGCGAAGCCCTGCAGGCCGCCTGGCGGGTGATGTGGGTCAACCGCTTCCGCACCGCCCTGACCCTGCTGGGCATCGTCATCGGTGTTGCCTCGGTGGTGGTGATGCTGGCCGTGGGCGAAGGCAGCAAACGCCAGGTGATGGCGCAGATGGCCGCCTTCGGCTCGAACATCCTCTACCTCAATGGCAAACCGGCAAGCCTGGGCGAACAGGCTGGCACCATTACCCTCGACGATGTCGCCGCCATCGGCCAGTTGCCGCAGGTCCGGCACGTGATGCCGGTGCTCGGAGAAAAGCTGATGGTGCGTTACGGCAACCACAGCCAGCGGTTCTATGTGGGTGGCAACAACACCCGCTTCCCCGAGATTTTCAACTGGCCGGCGGTGCACGGTAGCTTCTACAGCGAAACCGATGAAGCCACCGCCGCGGCAGTGGCGGTGATCGGCCAGAAAGTGCGGGAACAGATGCTCGACCCTGGACGCGATCCGCTGGGGCAGTACCTGCTGATCGGCAATGTGCCGTTCCAGGTGGTCGGCATTCTGGCCGGCAAGGGTGCCAGCTCCGGCGACCAGGACAGCGACGGGCGCATCGTGGTGCCCTACTCCGCGGCGGCCATCCGCCTGTTTGGCCAGCGCGACCCGGACTACATCGCCGTCGCCGCGCTCGATTCCACGCGGGTCGAGGAAACCGAAGCGGCCATCGACCAGTTGCTGCGCCAGCGCCACAACGGGCGCCGGGATTTCGAGCTGACCAACGACGCGGCACTGATCCAGGCCGAAGCGCGCACGCAGAACAGCCTGTCGCTGATGCTGGGGGCGATTGCCGCGATCTCGCTGCTGGTGGGCGGCATCGGGGTGATGAACATCATGCTGATGACGGTGCGCGAGCGCACCCGCGAAATCGGTATCCGCATGGCTACCGGCGCACGCCAGCGCGACATCCTGCGGCAATTTCTCAGCGAGGCGGTGCTGCTGTCGATGGTCGGCGGCCTGGCCGGCATCGTCCTGGCCCTGGCCATCGGCGCTGGCCTGATGTTGGCAGATGTGGTGGTGGCCTTTGCCCTGCCTGCCATGCTCGGCGCCTTTGCCTGCGCCGTGGTCACCGGCATCGTGTTCGGCTTCATGCCCGCGCGCAAGGCCGCCCGCCTCGACCCGGTCAAAGCCCTTACCAGCGAATAATCCATGACTCTGCCTAGCCGCATCAGCCTGTTGCCCCTGTGCGTATGCCTCGCCGCCTGCAGCACGCCAACCCCACCTGCCAGCGACCTGGCCGCCCCGCTCGCCTGGCAAGGCGCAGGCGCATCACCCTCGGCACCACCGCCGACGCTCCAGTGGTGGCACGCGTTCGCCAGCCGCGAGCTGGACCGCCTGGTGCAGCGTGCCCTGCACAATGCCCACGACCTGGCCGCCGCCACCGCGCGGGTGCGCCAGGCCCAGGCCCGCGCGGTGATTGCCGGCGCGCCGTTGTTGCCGGAGCTGAAGCTGGGCCTGGACGGCAGCCGCCAACGCCTGCTGCACGGCGATGGCTACGACCAGCTTGATGTCAGCCGCAGCGAACCGACCAGCACCTCGTTCGATATACAACTCAGCGCCAGCTACGAGATCGACTTCTGGGGCGGCCTGCGGGCGTCCCGCGCGCAGGCCTTGCGCAGCCTGGAGGCCAGCCGTTTCGATCGCCAGACCGTTGAGTTGACCCTGGTCAGTGCCGTGGCCGACAGTTACCTGCAGGGGCTGGCCCTGGCAGAACAGCTGCGCATTGCCCGCCTGAACCTGCGCAATGCCCAGGAACTGCTGGGCCTGGTCGAAGCGCGCCAGCGCAGCGGTTCCGCCACGCGCCTGGAGCTGGCCCAGCAGCGCAGCCTGGTGGCCGCGCAGCAACGCCAGTTGCCGTTGCTGGAACAGAAGTGGCAGGACAGCCGGGTCACCCTGGCGACCCTGCTCGGCGACCCGCTGCAGTCGTTGCCCACCAGCCAGGAAGCGATCACCAGCCTGCGGTGGCCGGCCATCGGCAGCGGCGTGCCCAGCGAACTGCTCACTCGCCGACCGGACATTGCCGCTGCCGAAGCGCGTCTGGCCGCTGCCAGCGCCAATGTGCACGTCGCCCGCGCGGCCATGCTGCCCAAGCTCACCCTCGACGCCAACCTGGGGGCGGGTGCCGACACCTTCGCCCACCTGTTCGATAGCGCCTACTACACCCTCAGCAGCGGCCTGGTCGCGCCGCTGTTCAACCATGGCCGGCTGCGCGCCGCACGTGAGCTGGCCGAAGCCGAACAGGCGGAATTGCTGGAGACCTACCGCAGCAGCATCCTGGCCGCTTTTGCCGATGTCGAGAAGGCGCTCAATGCGATCGATGGCGTCGATCGCCAGCGCCAGTGGCAAGATCAAGAAGTGCAGCAGGCCCGGCTGGCATTCGAGCTGGCGCAACGGCGCTATGGCGCAGGCGCCGAGACCTTGTTGAGCGTGCTGGAAACCCAGCGCACCTGGTATGTGGCGCAGGACCAGCAGGCGCAACTGCGCCTGGCGCGGTTGCAGGGCAGCGTGGCGTTGTACAAGGCCTTGGGTGGGGGGTGGGGAATCAAGCAGTAGGTCGCCTGTACCGGCCCTATCGCCGGCAAGCCGGCCCCTTAGGGCCTGCGCCGGGTTCAAGGTATGCGCTGTACCGGTGGGATCTGGCTTGCCGGTGATAGGACCGGTACAGGCAGCGGCTAGCTCCGCACCTTCAGGTTGCGCGCATACCAAGGTCGCTGCGGCACCCTGGGCTGCAACGTGTCGAACAGGCCGTCATCGCTGTAGATGATGCGCAACGCCAGCTTCATCGTTTCCGGGTCCATCTCCACACTGCGCCCAGGCCGCAACCCCGGCACCGTCGAGCAGCCGTGCGTATCCGGCCCCAACCACGGGTCCGCCACGGCCACCCAGCGCCCTGGGGCGAACCACGGCACACCGTTGACCTGCTGGCGCCTGACCTCGCCAGGGTGCAAGCGTTCATGGGCCGCGAACCAATCCTCGATGCGGTCATCGATCCAGCCATGAAAGCGCCAGAACACCGGGTTCACATGGGAGGAAAACGGGTCCCCGAGGAAGTCGTTGTGCGCGGCGAACCAACGCTCGGCAAAATCATCCGGGGTGCGCGCCGTCGGCACCGGCATGCCGTTGGCGGGATCGCGCGGCACCGATGCCCAGCGCATGTGCAACCAGTCGTGCAGGCCCAGCTCCAGTTCCGAGCCGAACTGCGCCAGGGTCAGCGTGCTCAGGTACTCGGGGTCGGTATAGCGCGACTCCCAGACCTGGAAGTTGCCGTGGAAGGTATCCGCGGTCTTGATGTCGCGCACCCACCGGGTGTAGTCGGCGTCATCGCCGGTCAGCCACGTGGGCGGCAGGGCGTTGCCGTCATGGTTGTCGAAGTAGCGAGCGAACCCTGCGCGGTCGCGCTCCAGTTCCGGCTGCGGCAGCGGGAAGCGCGGCCAGGAAGGCAGGTCCTGCAACGCCCGAGCGCTGCCAAGCATATGCCGGTGCATGAACAGGAAGTCCTCACCCGAGCCATTGCGGTCCTTGTGCCGACCTCGCGCATCACGCTCGCGCTCACGCGGCCCGGGTTGCCAGCCCAGGCCACGCAGCGCGCCCTGCTTGTCCTTGGCCAGCTTGTGCCACTTGTCCCGCGAGGCGTGCCACAGCTGGTGGAACAGGCGATGCTCCGGAGTGATCAGCCAGGCCAGCAGTTGCGGGTTCAGCGGGGTCCGTTCACGGGCTTCCGGAAAGGTGCGCTTCAAGGCCAGGAAGTGGTTGTCCTGCACCGGCAACGACAACGCCCGGTCCAGGCGCACAATGCGCCCATTGAGGGTCGCCGGCCCGGCGTTGCCGAAGCGGCCCCATACCTCGTCGAGCACGACATGGCATTCATAGCGCGCCTGGGACGAAAACAGCCGCCAGCGCAAGGTGCCCGGCGTATCCGCCAGCAGGTCACCGACCACACGGTAGCGCGGTTGCGCCTCCGTACGCAGGCGCTCGGGTGTATCCAGGTAGCCGCGCAGGGCACGGCCATTGGCAGCAACGTCAAGGAACAGTTCCAGGTCTCCCGCTGGTAAACCTTGCAGGCCAGCCTCCTCGCCCAGCTGGGTCCAGCGCCAGATGCCGCGCAGGGTATCGCCCAACTGCTGCAGGCCGGTATCGGCCAACTCGACAACGGCCTCGCCAGGCGTCTGCGGAAATTCCTCGGCGGCGCCCTGCCGCCGCTGATACAGCGCACCCACCGCAGCGGGCACCACCACGCCCGTCAATGCCACACCGGTGATGAAACCGCGTCGCGAAATCGTCATTGCATACCTGTGCATTCATTGCGGCCATGGAGCACGGCCCGTCCAAGGCTAGAACGTTGCATGGGCGGCGAAATTTAACCGTGCATGGCCAACGGCCGCGGCTAAATTTCTGCGCTGCAAGCTCGTTCACTGCAGGTAGCGGCGGCCTCTGTGCCCATCCCTCGACGGTGAACCTACTGAGACCAAGATGACGACTTCACGCTGGAACAAAGCCCTGTTTATCAGCCTGGCCACTGCGCTTACCGCTGGCGCCGGGTTTGCTGCCTGGCACTATTTCGCCACGCCTGCCGGCTACTCCAGAGCGGTGATGCGCCAGGCCAACGACCTGCAGGAACGCATCCTCTCGTTCGACAGCCATATCACCCTGCCGCTGACCTTCGGCACCGAAGGCAGTGAGGCGGACAAGGACGGCGATGGCCGCTTCGACCTGGCCAAGGCTGCACGCGGGCGTCTGTCCGGCGCCGCCCTGACGATATTCGCCTGGCCCGAATCGTGGACTGGCAACTCAGGCCCGCACCGCCCTACCCCGGGCTTCGTCGAGGCCGCCCGGCATACCCAGGAGGTGCGCTACAACGCCATCAGCGCCATGGTCCGCGACTTCCCGCAACAGGTTGGCATCGCCTACACCCCACAAGACTTTCGGCGCCTGCACGGCGAGGGCAAGTTCGCGGTGCTGCTCAGCATGCTCAATGCCTACGCCCTGGGCGACGACATCGACCAGCTCGACCGCTGGGCCGCACGCGGGGTGCGCATGTTCGGCTTCAGCTATGTGGGCAACAACAGCTGGGCCGATTCCTCGCGCCCGCTGCCGTTCTTCAATGACACTGCCGATGCCCTGGACGGCCTGTCACCGCTCGGCAAGCGCGCCGTGCAACGGCTGAACGACCTGGGCGTGATCATCGACGTGTCGCAGATGTCCAGCAAGGCATTGGCCCAGGCTGTCGCCCTCAGCCGCGCGCCCGTGGTGGCGTCGCACTCGGCACCACGGGCCATGGTCGACATCAGGCGCAACCTTTCCGACAAGGAGCTGCAGCTGATCAAGGGCAGTGGCGGCGTGGTCCAGCTGGTGGCCTTTTCCACCTACCTCAAGCCGCTGAGCAGCAAGACCCAGGACAAACTCAACGCACTGCGCGCGCGCTACGCCCTGCCGCCGCTGGCCGACCTCAACTACGCACTGATGCCGGGCGACCCGGTGATCGCCGGCTGGCCGGAGCAGAAGGTCGGCCAGTATGCGAACGAGCTGTACGGCATCCTCGAAGACGAACCCCCAGCCACCCTCAAGGACTACGGCGACGCCATCGACTACACGGTGCGCAAGGTCGGCATCGACCACGTCGGCCTCAGCTCGGACTTCAACGAAGGCGGTGGCATCGACGGCTGGCAGAACACCAGCGAGGCGCGCAACGTCACTGCCGAACTGATCAGCCGCGGCTACTCCGAAGCGGACATTGCCAAGCTCTGGGGCGGCAACTTCCTGCGGGTGTGGGAGCAGGTGCGACGCGCCGCGCAACCTGTCACCCACTCATCCCCCTGACCCTGGCGAGCCACTCGATGAACGACCGTCGCACCTTTCTCAAGCAGGCTGGCCTGCTGGCTGCCGCGCTGCCCCTGGCCGGCCCCGGCGCGCTGCTGCAATCGGCACAGGCGGCGCCTGCGCAAGCAGCCACTGGCAACGACTGGGCGGCATTTCGCAGCCTGTTCGAGCTGGACCCTGCGTATGCCCACTTCGCCAACTTTCTGATCACCTCGCACCCACGCCCGGTGCGCGAAGCCATCGAGGCACTGCGCGCCCGCTTCGACCGTCACCCGGCCCGCCTGGTCGACTGGGACAGCCAGTCGGAGTGGAAGCACGAAGCCGCCGTACGCGAGTGGGCGGCGCGCTACCTCGAAGTGACGCCGCGCCAGATCGCCCTGACCGGCAGCACCACGGAAGGCCTCGGGCTGATCTATGGCGGGCTGAAGATCGCGCCGGGGCAGGAAATACTCACTACCGTGCACGAGCATTCAGCCGCCCGCCACACCATGGGTTTTCGCACCACCCGCGACGGCACCCGAGTGCGCCGGTTGCGCCTGTTCGACGACCCTGCCAAGGTCAGCAGCGACCAGGTTCTGACCACCATCGCTGCCGCCATCGGGCCACAGACCCGGGTGCTGGGCATGACCTGGGTGCACTCGGGCAGTGGCGTGAAACTGCCGGTGGGCGAGATCGGCGCGCTGGTCCGCGAGGCCAACCGCCAGCGTGACGCGCAGGACCGGATCATCTACGTGATCGACGGCGTACACGGCTTTGGCGTCGAAGACATGCGCTTTGCCGACCTCAACTGCGATTACTTCATTGCCGGTACCCACAAGTGGCTGTTCGGGCCACGCGGTACCGGGATCATCTGCGCGGCGTCCACCGGGCTGGAGCAACTGACCCCGACCATTGCCACCTTTTCCGAGAACGAAGACTTTGCCACCGTGATGACGCCGGGTGGCTACCACGCGTTCGAGCACCGCTGGGCGCTGGGCAAGGCGTTCGAATTGCACCTGCAACTGGGCAAGGCGGCCGTGCAGGCGCGTATTCACGAGCTGAACGACTACCTCAGGCAACGGCTTGAGGCACTGCCGGGTATCGAACTGGTGACACCGCGCAGCGCACGCTATTCGGCGGGGTTCACTTTCTTCAGGTTCAAGGGCCAGGATGCCGACGAGGTCGCCCGGCATCTCAATAGCCAGCGCATCGTGGTCGATGCCGTGTCGCGGGATGTGGGGCCGGTGGTGCGGACGGCGCCGGGGTTGTTGAATACCGAGGCCGAGATCGAGCGGTTGGTAAATGTGTTGGGGCGACGCGTTCACGGTTGACGCCTTGGGGCCGCGTGGCGGCCCATCGCGACGCAAGGCCGCTCCTGCAACATCGCGTCAATCTGGCCTGACGCTTTCGCAACACGCGCCCCGGCAATCTCGAGTCAGCCCTGCTCGCCGATCACCTGCAACCACGCCCCGACATCCCGATAGATGTCCCCCACCTGGCCCACGATCCCCGACATGCGCAGAAAGTCATGGGTCAGCCCCTCCACCCGCGCGAAGCGCACTGGCGTGCCACCCGCCAGCAGCCAGTCGCGATAAGCGATACCTTCATCGTGCAACGGGTCGTACTCGGCGACGAACAGATACGCTGGCGCCAACGCTTCCCGCAGGGACGAGCGCAACGGCGACACCCGCCAATCCAGGCGCTGCTCGGGCTGCGGTACATAGTGCCGGTAGAACCACTCCAGCGTGGCCGTCTCCAGCAGGTAGCCCTCGGCATGCTGGCGGTGCGAATCACGCTGGCAGGCCATATCGGTTACCGGATAGAACAGCAGCTGCGCCAGCGGCTTGAATGCCAGTGCCACGGGTTGCTCGACTGCCATGATGGCCATGACCGCAGCCAGGCTGGCCCCTACACTGTCCCCCGCCAGCACTATCCGGCGATTGTCCAGCCCCAGCGACGCTGCCTGTTCGGCCAGCCAGTTGGCGGCGTCCAGCACGTCGTGCAGCGCCACCGGGAACTGCTGCTGCGGTGCCAGGCGGTAATCTGCGGCCAGTACCGCGAACTCGCCCAGCGCCGCCAGACGGCGGCACACCGAATCATGCGAGTCGAGGCTGCCGACGACGTAGCCGCCACCGTGCAGGTACAGGATCACCGGTTGCACGGCGGTGCCGGCCTGGCCCTGGCGGTACAGACGGGCAGCCAGGCGAGTACCGTCGCGCACGCTGAACTGCAGCTCGCTGACCGTCACATGGCCCGGCGGGCTGGGGTCGAGCACCTGCGAGCTGCTTTCGAACTCGGCGCGGGCCTGGGCCACATCCATCGCGTGCATGGGCAGGCTCCTGCCCGTCAGCCGGCCAAACTCGACCAGTTCCAGAAAAGCCGCCAGATCGGGGTGCAGTGCCATGTGGGTTCCTTGGGTGAAGTGACTCGGGCTCCCCTACGGGACGTAGCTGCACGCCGAAAAATTAGCTGTCCGGACGGCTAAATCGCTGGCGCAGGCACTCGTCATCCTTGCACAACGAAAGACCGCCAGAGGCACACCGTGGATCTTCAGAGCATTCTCAGCAAACTGTTCGCCAACGCCCATGCCGTTGGCATCGAAGGCGTCTTCCAGTTCGTCTTCGACGAGGACCAGGCCTTCTGGTCGGAAGTGCGCGACAGCAGCCGCACCG is a window from the Pseudomonas anuradhapurensis genome containing:
- a CDS encoding efflux RND transporter periplasmic adaptor subunit gives rise to the protein MRPLTTTRRRVLLTGLGLLGLGSLLAWTALPSAAQPLSTVAVTRADIESSVTALGTLQPRRYVDVGAQASGQIHTLHVEVGDTVRKGQLLVEIDPSTQQARLDAGRYSIDNLKAQLAEQRAQFQLARQQLKRQRDLAAAGATRDEDVQTAAAQLKVTQARIDMFQAQIRQAQASLRSDEAELGYTRIYAPMDGTVVAVDAREGQTLNAQQQTPLILRIARLSPMTVWAQVSEADIGQVKPGMTAYFTTLAGGKRRWTSTVRQVLPVPPKPLDQASQGGGSPASVSNGNAGNQVVQYSVLLDVDNPDGALMAEMTAQVFFVAGKASQVLTVPRAALDDADGLRLAHVLTRDGKVEQRQVRTGLSDRLRVQVLDGLNEGERLVIGAPGVRGG
- a CDS encoding MacB family efflux pump subunit, whose translation is MSTPLIELVDIRKSYGGVDTPKVDILHGISLRIYPGEFVAIVGASGSGKSTLMNILGCLDRPTSGRYRFAGKDVAELGSDELAWLRREAFGFVFQGYHLIPSGSAQENVEMPAIYAGIAARERHARASALLDRLGLASRTDNRPHQLSGGQQQRVSIARALMNGGHIILADEPTGALDSQSGTEVMALLDELAAQGHVIILITHDRDVAARAQRVIEIRDGVVISDSPSALPPPDNGRGLQAEQLRQHLDRGAALRGAWQGELREALQAAWRVMWVNRFRTALTLLGIVIGVASVVVMLAVGEGSKRQVMAQMAAFGSNILYLNGKPASLGEQAGTITLDDVAAIGQLPQVRHVMPVLGEKLMVRYGNHSQRFYVGGNNTRFPEIFNWPAVHGSFYSETDEATAAAVAVIGQKVREQMLDPGRDPLGQYLLIGNVPFQVVGILAGKGASSGDQDSDGRIVVPYSAAAIRLFGQRDPDYIAVAALDSTRVEETEAAIDQLLRQRHNGRRDFELTNDAALIQAEARTQNSLSLMLGAIAAISLLVGGIGVMNIMLMTVRERTREIGIRMATGARQRDILRQFLSEAVLLSMVGGLAGIVLALAIGAGLMLADVVVAFALPAMLGAFACAVVTGIVFGFMPARKAARLDPVKALTSE
- a CDS encoding efflux transporter outer membrane subunit — its product is MTLPSRISLLPLCVCLAACSTPTPPASDLAAPLAWQGAGASPSAPPPTLQWWHAFASRELDRLVQRALHNAHDLAAATARVRQAQARAVIAGAPLLPELKLGLDGSRQRLLHGDGYDQLDVSRSEPTSTSFDIQLSASYEIDFWGGLRASRAQALRSLEASRFDRQTVELTLVSAVADSYLQGLALAEQLRIARLNLRNAQELLGLVEARQRSGSATRLELAQQRSLVAAQQRQLPLLEQKWQDSRVTLATLLGDPLQSLPTSQEAITSLRWPAIGSGVPSELLTRRPDIAAAEARLAAASANVHVARAAMLPKLTLDANLGAGADTFAHLFDSAYYTLSSGLVAPLFNHGRLRAARELAEAEQAELLETYRSSILAAFADVEKALNAIDGVDRQRQWQDQEVQQARLAFELAQRRYGAGAETLLSVLETQRTWYVAQDQQAQLRLARLQGSVALYKALGGGWGIKQ
- a CDS encoding PvdJ/PvdD/PvdP-like protein: MTISRRGFITGVALTGVVVPAAVGALYQRRQGAAEEFPQTPGEAVVELADTGLQQLGDTLRGIWRWTQLGEEAGLQGLPAGDLELFLDVAANGRALRGYLDTPERLRTEAQPRYRVVGDLLADTPGTLRWRLFSSQARYECHVVLDEVWGRFGNAGPATLNGRIVRLDRALSLPVQDNHFLALKRTFPEARERTPLNPQLLAWLITPEHRLFHQLWHASRDKWHKLAKDKQGALRGLGWQPGPRERERDARGRHKDRNGSGEDFLFMHRHMLGSARALQDLPSWPRFPLPQPELERDRAGFARYFDNHDGNALPPTWLTGDDADYTRWVRDIKTADTFHGNFQVWESRYTDPEYLSTLTLAQFGSELELGLHDWLHMRWASVPRDPANGMPVPTARTPDDFAERWFAAHNDFLGDPFSSHVNPVFWRFHGWIDDRIEDWFAAHERLHPGEVRRQQVNGVPWFAPGRWVAVADPWLGPDTHGCSTVPGLRPGRSVEMDPETMKLALRIIYSDDGLFDTLQPRVPQRPWYARNLKVRS
- the pvdM gene encoding pyoverdine-tailoring dipeptidase-like protein PvdM; protein product: MTTSRWNKALFISLATALTAGAGFAAWHYFATPAGYSRAVMRQANDLQERILSFDSHITLPLTFGTEGSEADKDGDGRFDLAKAARGRLSGAALTIFAWPESWTGNSGPHRPTPGFVEAARHTQEVRYNAISAMVRDFPQQVGIAYTPQDFRRLHGEGKFAVLLSMLNAYALGDDIDQLDRWAARGVRMFGFSYVGNNSWADSSRPLPFFNDTADALDGLSPLGKRAVQRLNDLGVIIDVSQMSSKALAQAVALSRAPVVASHSAPRAMVDIRRNLSDKELQLIKGSGGVVQLVAFSTYLKPLSSKTQDKLNALRARYALPPLADLNYALMPGDPVIAGWPEQKVGQYANELYGILEDEPPATLKDYGDAIDYTVRKVGIDHVGLSSDFNEGGGIDGWQNTSEARNVTAELISRGYSEADIAKLWGGNFLRVWEQVRRAAQPVTHSSP
- a CDS encoding aminotransferase class V-fold PLP-dependent enzyme, with protein sequence MNDRRTFLKQAGLLAAALPLAGPGALLQSAQAAPAQAATGNDWAAFRSLFELDPAYAHFANFLITSHPRPVREAIEALRARFDRHPARLVDWDSQSEWKHEAAVREWAARYLEVTPRQIALTGSTTEGLGLIYGGLKIAPGQEILTTVHEHSAARHTMGFRTTRDGTRVRRLRLFDDPAKVSSDQVLTTIAAAIGPQTRVLGMTWVHSGSGVKLPVGEIGALVREANRQRDAQDRIIYVIDGVHGFGVEDMRFADLNCDYFIAGTHKWLFGPRGTGIICAASTGLEQLTPTIATFSENEDFATVMTPGGYHAFEHRWALGKAFELHLQLGKAAVQARIHELNDYLRQRLEALPGIELVTPRSARYSAGFTFFRFKGQDADEVARHLNSQRIVVDAVSRDVGPVVRTAPGLLNTEAEIERLVNVLGRRVHG
- a CDS encoding alpha/beta hydrolase, with protein sequence MALHPDLAAFLELVEFGRLTGRSLPMHAMDVAQARAEFESSSQVLDPSPPGHVTVSELQFSVRDGTRLAARLYRQGQAGTAVQPVILYLHGGGYVVGSLDSHDSVCRRLAALGEFAVLAADYRLAPQQQFPVALHDVLDAANWLAEQAASLGLDNRRIVLAGDSVGASLAAVMAIMAVEQPVALAFKPLAQLLFYPVTDMACQRDSHRQHAEGYLLETATLEWFYRHYVPQPEQRLDWRVSPLRSSLREALAPAYLFVAEYDPLHDEGIAYRDWLLAGGTPVRFARVEGLTHDFLRMSGIVGQVGDIYRDVGAWLQVIGEQG